The following coding sequences lie in one Alloacidobacterium dinghuense genomic window:
- a CDS encoding glycoside hydrolase family 95 protein produces the protein MPTSRRNFLKCSAAAATLQSLPGFAFQPDEKRCDELWYRKPAERWLEALPIGNGRMGAMIFGGVELERIALSESTAWSGAPETGVVNPGALPHLQEIRELLFAGKYVEARSLCEKYLLAHPKNFGTNLPLPELTLSFEHSGRADNYRRSLNLEEATAQVSYRSGEAVFTREVIASHPDDVIALRLGCSKAAKISFDLGFRATKLPHSIKSMGRNVLVLEGKAFETMHSTGRDGVSFQIHVQAIPDGGSIRSGDSSLHVEAADSVTILVAIATSFGGKRPDEICTRALQTAAQKSYAQLRKAHIADHAQLYSRVALDLGKTDASLRMKPTDERRSQMAAGSTDPELLALFFQYGRYLTIAGSRADSPLPLALQGIWNDGLASSMGWTDDFHLDINTQQNYWAAEVCNLGECQTPLFKLIEGLRVSGRTTAREMYGAPGWVTHTVTNAWGYTAPGWGTGWGLYVTAGVWIALQLWQHYTFNPDEAFLRASVYPVLREAAEFFLAYMVPEPKHGWLVTGPSDSPENWYKTPSGDQAAESMGNTCDRAFVYALYSMCIQSSETLNVDADFWEQLMEARAKVPPFQIGRHGRLQEWLEDFEDASPNHRHTSHLVALYPLSEISPRRTPELARAAEVTLDRRIHAPNWEQSEWGRANLAAYYARLLKGDAALDALTGLVARAADDNLLTFSSSGVAGADQNIFAIDGNTAGAAAMAEMLLQSQDGEIVLLPALPTAWPEGSVRGLCARGGYEVSLQWGNGRLRGASILSRIGGSVPVRYGERTTTIHLQAGRTARLSPSSFQTVAG, from the coding sequence ATGCCAACGAGCAGGCGTAATTTCCTCAAGTGCAGTGCAGCCGCTGCAACTCTCCAATCCTTGCCGGGATTCGCATTTCAGCCCGACGAGAAACGCTGCGACGAGCTTTGGTATCGCAAGCCGGCGGAGCGTTGGCTGGAGGCATTGCCTATCGGAAACGGCCGCATGGGAGCGATGATCTTCGGCGGCGTCGAGCTGGAGCGAATTGCACTTTCCGAATCCACCGCGTGGTCTGGCGCGCCTGAAACCGGCGTTGTGAACCCCGGTGCCCTGCCGCATCTGCAGGAGATTCGTGAGTTGCTCTTTGCGGGGAAATATGTCGAGGCCCGCTCTCTCTGCGAAAAATATCTTCTCGCGCACCCAAAGAACTTCGGCACAAATCTCCCGCTGCCTGAGTTGACTCTATCTTTCGAGCATTCGGGACGGGCAGACAACTATCGCCGGTCGCTGAACCTTGAAGAAGCTACGGCACAGGTGAGCTACCGCAGCGGTGAGGCCGTTTTTACGCGCGAGGTCATTGCCTCGCATCCGGATGACGTGATCGCTCTGCGCTTAGGATGCAGCAAAGCTGCGAAAATAAGCTTCGATCTGGGATTTCGCGCAACAAAGCTACCGCATTCCATCAAAAGCATGGGGAGAAATGTTCTCGTACTCGAAGGAAAAGCATTCGAGACCATGCACAGTACGGGTCGCGACGGTGTTAGCTTCCAGATACATGTCCAGGCGATTCCGGACGGCGGCAGCATTCGCTCCGGGGACTCGTCTCTTCATGTGGAAGCCGCCGACAGCGTGACAATACTGGTCGCGATCGCGACCAGCTTCGGCGGGAAGCGGCCTGACGAAATCTGCACACGCGCACTGCAAACAGCAGCGCAAAAGTCGTACGCACAATTGCGGAAGGCCCACATCGCTGACCACGCACAGCTTTACAGCCGTGTTGCGCTGGACCTGGGGAAGACCGATGCTTCTCTGCGAATGAAGCCGACGGACGAAAGGCGCAGTCAAATGGCAGCTGGCTCAACGGATCCTGAATTGCTGGCCCTCTTCTTTCAATATGGACGCTACTTGACCATTGCCGGATCGAGAGCGGACTCACCCCTGCCGCTTGCGTTGCAGGGAATTTGGAACGACGGCCTCGCCAGCAGTATGGGCTGGACTGACGATTTCCATTTAGATATCAATACACAGCAAAATTACTGGGCTGCCGAGGTGTGCAATCTAGGCGAGTGCCAGACGCCCCTCTTCAAGTTGATCGAGGGGCTTCGCGTGAGCGGCCGGACAACCGCGCGCGAGATGTACGGGGCTCCCGGATGGGTAACTCACACGGTGACAAATGCCTGGGGCTATACGGCGCCGGGCTGGGGAACTGGGTGGGGGCTTTACGTAACCGCGGGCGTCTGGATTGCGCTGCAACTCTGGCAACATTACACCTTCAATCCCGACGAGGCGTTCCTGCGCGCCAGCGTCTATCCGGTATTGCGAGAGGCGGCGGAGTTTTTTCTTGCGTACATGGTGCCCGAACCCAAGCATGGATGGCTGGTGACAGGACCATCCGACTCCCCTGAAAACTGGTACAAGACGCCATCAGGCGACCAGGCTGCCGAATCGATGGGAAACACCTGCGATCGCGCCTTTGTGTATGCGCTGTACTCCATGTGCATCCAGTCGTCAGAAACGCTGAATGTCGATGCGGATTTCTGGGAACAGTTGATGGAGGCGCGGGCGAAGGTGCCGCCATTTCAGATCGGACGCCATGGCCGACTGCAGGAATGGCTGGAAGATTTTGAGGATGCCTCGCCGAATCACAGGCACACATCGCATCTGGTAGCTTTGTATCCCTTAAGTGAGATATCGCCGCGGCGGACACCAGAGCTGGCGCGGGCGGCCGAAGTCACTCTCGATCGGCGCATTCACGCTCCCAATTGGGAACAAAGCGAATGGGGCCGCGCTAACCTTGCAGCATACTATGCGCGTCTGCTGAAAGGCGACGCAGCACTCGATGCGTTGACGGGGCTTGTGGCCCGTGCGGCCGATGACAATTTGCTGACGTTCTCAAGCAGCGGCGTGGCCGGAGCCGACCAGAACATCTTTGCCATCGATGGCAATACAGCAGGCGCTGCTGCGATGGCCGAAATGCTGCTGCAGTCGCAGGACGGTGAGATCGTGCTGCTGCCTGCGTTGCCCACGGCATGGCCGGAAGGATCAGTGCGTGGCTTGTGTGCACGCGGCGGTTACGAAGTCAGCCTGCAGTGGGGCAACGGCCGCCTGCGCGGCGCATCCATTTTGAGCCGCATAGGCGGCAGTGTCCCTGTTCGCTACGGCGAGCGCACGACAACAATTCACCTGCAAGCCGGCCGGACGGCACGGCTGTCTCCTAGCAGCTTTCAGACAGTTGCCGGCTAA
- a CDS encoding LacI family DNA-binding transcriptional regulator, whose translation MQNTAGNAGIKDIAKALKVSIGTVDRALHGRPGVSEKTKARVLQMAKRLGYKPNLAAQALKLNRRVSIGVVLPKHISHFFDPLRAGIRDAAAATVGTMVNLEFHEFPRLGAGDGEAIEQALQRNYDGIIFLPGDTRKFDLMVRKITRSGTAVMCVGTEVPSTDRIGSVATHAYISGSIAAELLALKLPHKANVAIFSGELFNLDHAEKLRGFAATLAVQAPHLTLLPALESHERPEEAYRQALTVMQGSDRPEGLYVSTANSMPVLRALDELGLLGKVQVITTDLFHELVPFLEFGKVLATMYQRPYTQGKVAFEGLLAYLRREAVPQRVVRLAPHVIFRSNLSIFSNQIIETDEELDIALLEA comes from the coding sequence ATGCAGAACACGGCGGGAAACGCCGGAATCAAAGATATCGCCAAGGCACTGAAGGTCTCGATTGGCACCGTGGATCGCGCGCTGCATGGCCGCCCCGGCGTGAGCGAGAAGACGAAGGCTCGCGTTTTGCAGATGGCCAAGCGCCTTGGCTACAAGCCCAATCTCGCCGCGCAGGCTCTCAAGTTGAATCGGCGAGTCTCGATCGGTGTTGTCCTGCCGAAACACATCTCGCATTTCTTCGATCCGCTGCGTGCCGGTATTCGCGATGCAGCGGCTGCGACCGTGGGTACGATGGTGAACCTTGAATTTCATGAATTCCCGCGCCTTGGGGCCGGAGACGGGGAAGCTATCGAGCAGGCCTTGCAGCGGAATTACGATGGAATAATTTTTCTCCCAGGTGACACACGCAAGTTCGATCTTATGGTTCGTAAGATCACGCGCAGCGGTACCGCCGTCATGTGCGTTGGCACAGAAGTGCCCAGTACAGATCGCATCGGCTCGGTCGCGACACATGCCTATATAAGCGGCTCGATTGCTGCCGAACTGCTTGCTCTCAAGCTTCCTCATAAGGCGAATGTCGCTATCTTCTCCGGAGAACTGTTCAACCTCGACCACGCTGAAAAGCTGCGGGGCTTTGCCGCAACTCTCGCTGTCCAGGCTCCCCATCTGACATTGCTCCCTGCACTTGAGAGCCATGAGCGCCCTGAGGAGGCTTATCGACAGGCACTCACCGTCATGCAGGGTTCGGACCGTCCGGAAGGCCTGTATGTAAGCACTGCAAATAGCATGCCCGTGTTGCGGGCACTCGACGAGCTTGGGCTTCTCGGCAAGGTGCAGGTCATCACGACAGACCTTTTTCACGAGCTTGTCCCCTTCCTCGAGTTTGGCAAAGTGCTGGCAACGATGTACCAGCGTCCCTACACGCAGGGCAAGGTCGCATTCGAGGGCCTGCTTGCGTATCTTCGCAGGGAAGCCGTGCCTCAGCGGGTCGTTCGTCTGGCTCCTCATGTTATTTTTCGCAGCAATCTTTCCATCTTCTCGAACCAGATCATCGAGACAGACGAGGAACTGGACATTGCGCTGTTGGAGGCTTGA
- a CDS encoding glycoside hydrolase family 97 protein, whose product MLKVCTPLLTCTAMVSFASCFSQTVPVKLASPDGQIVVHFGTQPQKSTESGGGKLVYSVDFHGKPVLSESGLSLELGDQQALGSDVKITGADTGQGVDDYTMQYQKVSKVHDAYNSLTVHVVEDGSRHRRMDIEARAYNAGIAFRYVLPEQGSVKELQLRQENTEFRLTTDATDWLLALPNYRSSYESEYVKLPTSALSNQGGVSSNFLIGLPLLMHEPGAAWMSLMEADIEGNSSMYVSNPSGNWAGHWFVSKLAPRFDRPEYAVLGTLPHHSAWRVLAIADDPGRLVESTLVYDLSPPSRVQDTSWIHAGKASWNWWVNDIDKNGNSAYTTDNMKYYVDFASESGFPYMMLDAGWATGRDITRMNGKIDIPELVRYAAMKNVKVWIWCYSESVMDQMKEAFPLFEKWGVAGVKIDFVNRDDQQGVQFYYDVARDAAEHHLMVDFHGTRTPWGLERTYPNVLSYEGVLGMENNKVGRRDSPVDRAVFTFTRLLAGPMDYTPGGFNNATEDGFVAQNTSPMVMGTRAQQLALYVIFQTPIQMVSDSPQMYAGQPAFQFIKDVPVSWDSTHVLNGVPGEYITMARQSGDEWYLGSMTNWESRKLSVPLSFLGEGSYTAEIYEDGANADSNPKHVTIRKQTVRKGQTLTLQLAQGGGCAIRFIPAQKH is encoded by the coding sequence ATGTTGAAGGTTTGCACTCCTCTTCTTACTTGCACTGCAATGGTTTCTTTCGCTTCCTGTTTTTCGCAAACTGTTCCCGTAAAGCTCGCGTCCCCTGATGGGCAGATTGTTGTTCACTTTGGGACGCAGCCGCAGAAGAGCACAGAGAGCGGTGGCGGCAAGTTGGTCTATTCCGTCGATTTTCACGGCAAGCCTGTGCTCTCTGAATCAGGCCTGTCGCTCGAACTGGGCGACCAGCAGGCCCTCGGCTCCGATGTGAAGATTACCGGCGCCGACACAGGACAGGGCGTCGATGACTACACGATGCAATACCAGAAGGTGAGCAAAGTACATGATGCCTATAACAGTCTAACCGTGCATGTGGTTGAGGATGGCAGTCGGCATCGACGGATGGATATCGAAGCACGGGCTTATAACGCCGGCATTGCGTTTCGTTACGTACTCCCCGAGCAGGGCTCAGTGAAAGAACTACAGTTAAGACAGGAGAACACTGAGTTTCGATTAACGACCGACGCGACCGACTGGTTGCTGGCATTGCCGAACTATCGCAGCAGCTATGAGAGCGAATACGTCAAGCTGCCTACGTCGGCATTGAGCAATCAGGGAGGCGTTTCCAGCAACTTTTTGATCGGCCTGCCGCTATTGATGCACGAGCCCGGCGCCGCCTGGATGTCGTTGATGGAAGCAGATATCGAAGGCAATAGCTCAATGTATGTCAGCAATCCATCGGGAAACTGGGCGGGCCACTGGTTCGTGTCGAAGCTCGCGCCGCGCTTTGATCGGCCCGAATACGCCGTCCTGGGAACGCTTCCACATCACTCCGCATGGCGAGTGCTTGCCATTGCCGATGATCCGGGAAGGCTGGTTGAGTCTACGCTCGTCTACGACCTGAGCCCGCCAAGCCGCGTACAGGATACAAGCTGGATTCATGCCGGGAAGGCTTCGTGGAACTGGTGGGTGAACGATATCGACAAGAATGGCAACTCGGCCTACACGACCGACAATATGAAGTACTACGTGGACTTTGCGTCAGAGTCCGGCTTCCCCTACATGATGCTCGATGCAGGCTGGGCGACGGGGCGCGATATTACGCGGATGAACGGCAAGATCGACATTCCGGAACTTGTCCGCTATGCCGCAATGAAAAATGTAAAGGTGTGGATCTGGTGCTATTCCGAATCGGTGATGGACCAGATGAAGGAAGCATTTCCGCTATTTGAAAAATGGGGGGTCGCCGGCGTAAAGATCGACTTTGTGAATCGCGACGACCAGCAGGGTGTGCAGTTTTATTACGATGTTGCGCGCGACGCTGCAGAACATCATCTGATGGTAGATTTTCACGGGACGCGAACGCCGTGGGGTCTTGAGCGCACCTATCCCAATGTGCTGAGCTATGAAGGCGTCCTTGGCATGGAAAACAACAAAGTCGGACGGCGCGACAGCCCCGTGGACCGCGCAGTCTTCACATTCACGCGACTGCTGGCGGGGCCGATGGACTACACTCCCGGCGGTTTCAACAATGCGACGGAAGACGGCTTCGTAGCGCAGAATACAAGCCCCATGGTGATGGGGACGCGCGCGCAGCAGCTTGCGCTGTATGTGATTTTTCAAACGCCGATTCAGATGGTTTCCGACAGCCCGCAGATGTATGCTGGTCAGCCCGCATTTCAATTCATTAAGGACGTGCCGGTTTCCTGGGACAGCACGCACGTGCTGAATGGAGTTCCAGGAGAATACATTACGATGGCCCGGCAGAGCGGAGACGAATGGTATCTGGGCAGCATGACAAATTGGGAGTCGCGAAAGTTGTCGGTGCCACTCAGTTTTCTAGGCGAAGGAAGTTATACCGCTGAGATTTACGAAGATGGGGCCAACGCCGACAGTAACCCGAAACACGTGACGATCCGCAAGCAGACCGTGCGGAAAGGACAAACACTGACGTTGCAGCTTGCACAGGGCGGTGGATGCGCGATTCGGTTTATTCCAGCGCAGAAGCATTGA
- a CDS encoding TonB-dependent receptor, producing MLLSLLSFMTGTSCFAQVDQGAIIGIVQDQSGAVVPGAQVTVTNIDTGLALQVKTNSSGTYVFQPLKIGNYTVTATAEGFQTVTRENLHVDAQARVSVNLRLQPGAVSQTITVSSAAPLLETQNGAVGQVISTEVINNTPLNGRNWVYIAQLTAGVAPPFGNTRGSGSGDFVANGQRAEQNNFILDGVDNNTNLVDFLNGSSYVMRPPPDALSEFSLQTSNFSAEFGHSAGGVMNASIKSGTNQIHGDVWEYFRNTNLDAINWNAGPDAKTPPYHQNQFGATLGFPILKNKLFYFGDIEANRISISNPTPINVPSALEKQGNFSELLNGDLTGVGAPTVLYQPNSANPAQPLTCNGQQNVLCANQINGVASNILNLYPAPNTNNGKLYNNYLVNLGNTDNIIQWDQRLDWNISAKDQTYARYSYLHEIKTNGLPLGPLLDGSGYGGQYDTNLAMNFMGSETHIFSPNLTNEFRFGYNWGVFNFQQPNAFNPNAASSLGLGPQPANLKPGQFGLPSGYVNGTIQQWGSVGISRESQNVYQILDNVSKIWGNHALKFGVSFQAVRFYYIYAPADLGQYHWNGQFTGLPGVANTGSAVADMLVDQENYATISQSPNVNDAQWYDSAYVQDDWKVTPKLTLNLGVRYDYFQPYKENGGQQANFVATGPLGIGTGSGVYQLPKSQQNVDLGTPFLNILAKDNVSVQYVDNDRLVTSQKTNFAPRIGFAYQAQPSTVVRGGFGIFYGGLQSEGNGNLGANFPYSNQAQFFAPTCATGNCPSLASQGITLQAGLVPSIGAGLQTFVSQPGFHATDPEVKTPYTMNYSLGVQQAISPNTVATISYVGNVTRHMELYNAVNTAPGLWRPGTNTNPFNPFPDLGGVGQLHFAGVSTYNSLQAKLEKRYSHGLTFLATYTWSHALDDASDAGGLFTAIGTRNQTLIPFIDELTNSVFDIRSRFTINGNYELPFGHGKAFMNNSRWADETIGGWSTSLTWAAQTGTPFTVSPNISTAANGGARAYPVRDPYSGGGTPDPTNPSLTSCPGTVKTKLNYINPCAFRNPLPGETIADDQHPVGSTNPDGVPVLFSAPVVDKATAIDLLGSVQNNVYGPGYYQVNMSLFKTFPTWREQNLQFRADAFNLLNHPTLGTPNGSMNANGGLISGPKFFQNNTPDARFFQLSLKYIF from the coding sequence ATGCTACTCTCGCTCCTGTCTTTCATGACCGGCACGAGCTGCTTTGCACAGGTCGATCAGGGCGCCATTATAGGAATTGTTCAGGATCAGAGCGGAGCCGTGGTGCCTGGCGCTCAGGTTACGGTAACGAACATCGACACTGGCTTGGCGCTGCAGGTAAAAACGAACTCAAGCGGCACATACGTCTTTCAGCCGCTTAAGATTGGGAATTACACGGTGACGGCCACAGCAGAAGGCTTTCAGACGGTGACCCGTGAGAACCTTCACGTAGACGCTCAAGCGCGTGTCAGCGTAAACCTGCGGCTGCAACCCGGAGCGGTATCCCAGACCATAACTGTTTCAAGCGCGGCGCCTCTGTTGGAGACGCAAAATGGCGCCGTAGGACAGGTCATCAGCACAGAGGTGATCAACAATACACCTTTGAATGGACGAAACTGGGTGTATATCGCGCAGCTCACCGCAGGTGTCGCGCCTCCCTTTGGAAATACCCGCGGCAGTGGCAGCGGCGATTTTGTAGCCAATGGCCAGCGTGCAGAGCAGAACAACTTCATTCTCGACGGTGTGGACAACAACACCAATCTTGTCGACTTCCTGAACGGATCGAGCTACGTAATGCGGCCTCCGCCTGACGCGCTTTCCGAGTTCAGCCTTCAGACCAGCAACTTCAGCGCAGAATTCGGCCACTCGGCTGGCGGCGTGATGAATGCCAGCATCAAGTCAGGAACAAACCAGATTCATGGAGATGTTTGGGAATACTTTCGAAACACCAACCTTGACGCGATCAACTGGAATGCTGGACCCGACGCAAAGACTCCGCCGTATCACCAGAACCAATTCGGTGCTACGCTCGGGTTTCCAATTTTGAAGAACAAGCTCTTCTATTTTGGCGATATCGAGGCCAATCGCATTTCCATCAGCAACCCGACGCCGATTAATGTGCCTTCGGCACTGGAAAAGCAGGGCAACTTCTCTGAGTTGCTGAATGGCGACTTGACCGGTGTGGGAGCACCAACTGTGCTCTATCAGCCAAACTCCGCCAATCCCGCCCAGCCGCTGACGTGCAATGGGCAGCAGAACGTGTTGTGCGCCAACCAGATCAACGGAGTCGCTTCCAACATTCTCAACTTGTATCCAGCACCGAACACAAACAACGGCAAGCTCTACAACAATTACCTCGTCAACCTCGGAAACACCGACAACATTATCCAGTGGGACCAGCGTCTGGACTGGAACATCAGCGCGAAAGACCAGACTTATGCACGCTACAGCTACCTGCATGAGATTAAGACAAACGGTCTGCCGCTGGGTCCACTGCTTGACGGCAGCGGGTATGGCGGTCAGTACGATACCAACCTCGCCATGAACTTCATGGGCAGCGAGACTCACATTTTTAGCCCCAATCTCACCAACGAATTCCGCTTCGGCTACAACTGGGGCGTCTTCAACTTCCAGCAGCCGAATGCCTTCAACCCTAACGCTGCTTCTTCGCTGGGATTGGGCCCGCAACCGGCGAATCTCAAGCCCGGACAGTTTGGTCTGCCGTCGGGCTATGTCAACGGCACCATACAACAGTGGGGTTCGGTTGGTATCAGCAGAGAATCGCAGAATGTTTACCAGATCCTGGACAACGTTTCGAAGATCTGGGGGAACCACGCACTAAAGTTCGGCGTCTCGTTTCAGGCCGTTCGCTTTTATTACATCTATGCTCCTGCAGACCTCGGCCAGTATCACTGGAACGGTCAGTTTACCGGCTTGCCTGGTGTGGCCAATACTGGCTCGGCCGTAGCTGACATGCTGGTAGATCAGGAAAATTATGCGACGATTTCGCAGTCGCCCAACGTGAACGATGCCCAGTGGTATGACTCAGCCTATGTGCAGGACGACTGGAAGGTAACACCAAAGCTGACGCTGAACCTGGGCGTCCGTTATGACTACTTCCAGCCTTACAAAGAGAATGGAGGACAGCAGGCCAACTTTGTCGCCACTGGACCGCTCGGAATTGGCACCGGATCCGGCGTGTACCAGTTGCCAAAGAGCCAACAGAATGTCGACCTCGGCACACCATTCCTCAACATCCTGGCAAAGGACAATGTTTCGGTACAGTATGTCGACAATGACCGTCTGGTGACGTCGCAGAAGACCAACTTCGCTCCTCGCATCGGCTTTGCCTACCAGGCACAACCGAGCACGGTCGTTCGTGGCGGCTTTGGCATCTTCTATGGCGGCCTGCAGTCAGAAGGCAATGGAAACCTGGGAGCAAATTTCCCCTATTCCAACCAGGCGCAGTTTTTCGCTCCTACCTGCGCCACCGGAAATTGCCCATCGCTGGCTTCGCAGGGCATTACATTACAAGCTGGATTAGTTCCGTCGATTGGTGCAGGCCTGCAGACCTTCGTCTCTCAACCTGGTTTCCATGCAACTGATCCGGAAGTCAAAACGCCTTACACGATGAACTACAGCCTCGGGGTACAGCAGGCGATTTCCCCGAACACCGTAGCAACTATCAGCTATGTCGGCAACGTTACCCGCCACATGGAGCTGTACAATGCCGTCAACACCGCACCGGGACTGTGGCGGCCCGGCACAAACACCAACCCATTCAATCCATTTCCGGATCTCGGCGGGGTTGGCCAACTCCACTTCGCTGGGGTGAGTACATATAACTCGCTGCAGGCCAAGCTGGAGAAGCGCTACTCGCATGGATTAACGTTCCTGGCGACGTACACCTGGTCGCACGCCCTCGATGACGCCAGCGATGCCGGTGGTCTCTTTACAGCGATCGGCACGCGAAACCAGACGCTGATCCCGTTTATCGATGAGCTGACGAATTCAGTTTTCGATATCCGCAGCCGCTTCACGATCAATGGAAACTATGAGCTGCCTTTCGGTCATGGCAAGGCCTTCATGAACAATTCCCGCTGGGCCGATGAGACGATCGGAGGATGGTCCACAAGTCTGACGTGGGCAGCGCAAACCGGCACACCGTTTACGGTCTCCCCAAATATCTCTACAGCAGCGAATGGCGGCGCGCGCGCCTACCCCGTCAGAGATCCATACAGCGGAGGCGGCACACCGGATCCAACCAATCCAAGCCTCACTTCCTGCCCGGGCACGGTGAAGACAAAATTGAACTACATCAATCCTTGTGCGTTCCGCAATCCATTGCCAGGTGAAACGATTGCCGATGATCAGCATCCAGTTGGTTCGACAAACCCGGATGGTGTTCCGGTTCTTTTCTCGGCCCCCGTCGTCGACAAAGCCACAGCGATTGATCTACTCGGCAGCGTGCAGAACAATGTCTATGGTCCCGGCTACTACCAGGTGAATATGTCGCTTTTCAAGACATTCCCCACCTGGCGTGAGCAGAACCTGCAATTCCGCGCAGACGCCTTCAATCTGCTGAATCACCCAACGCTGGGAACTCCAAACGGGTCAATGAATGCGAATGGAGGCCTGATCTCCGGGCCGAAGTTCTTCCAGAACAATACGCCTGATGCCCGGTTCTTCCAGCTGTCACTGAAGTATATTTTCTAG
- a CDS encoding NAD(P)H-dependent flavin oxidoreductase: MKQQSTNSSSQWNKTRFSSRIGIEYPIIQGPLGGLSTQRLTATVSNFGGLGSFGAHGLTPSAIKDVIDEIRALTSKPFAINLWVSMEDEGARSSGSEAFSRSLAPLAGHIHALGGTLPTFKPYVPIKFEDQVRVLLDAKVPVFSFIVGVPPREILDECRAQKILTIGTATTPDEAIVLEQADVDIIVASGFEAGGHRGSFLFPAEESLTGTFSLVPQVADAVSVPVIAAGGIADARGIVAAFALGAEGVQIGTAFLACDESGASALHRNAILTGKAGRTGLTKGFTGRLARGVQNQLLEELNRPGVEILPYPLQRFLVRNLVTLAEENRNPELLQLWAGQSANLSRQTDATALLQTLTSEVSAMADRVLSWNRHPDSQSLR, translated from the coding sequence ATGAAACAGCAGTCTACCAATTCGTCATCGCAATGGAATAAGACTCGGTTTTCCTCCCGTATTGGGATCGAGTACCCAATTATTCAGGGCCCTCTCGGTGGCCTCTCGACGCAGCGATTGACAGCAACTGTATCTAATTTTGGGGGCCTCGGCTCATTCGGGGCGCATGGATTGACCCCTTCTGCAATCAAAGACGTGATCGATGAAATTCGCGCGCTGACCTCGAAACCATTCGCGATCAACCTGTGGGTCTCGATGGAAGACGAAGGCGCTCGTTCTTCTGGCAGCGAGGCATTTTCGCGAAGCCTGGCGCCTCTCGCCGGACACATCCATGCCCTTGGCGGCACGCTCCCGACATTCAAGCCCTACGTCCCGATCAAGTTTGAAGATCAGGTGCGGGTCTTGCTTGATGCAAAAGTGCCTGTGTTCAGCTTCATCGTTGGAGTTCCACCGAGAGAGATCCTCGACGAATGCCGCGCACAGAAAATCCTGACGATTGGAACCGCGACGACACCGGACGAGGCCATCGTTCTGGAGCAGGCGGATGTCGACATTATTGTCGCGTCAGGCTTTGAAGCAGGCGGCCATCGCGGTTCATTTCTGTTTCCCGCTGAAGAATCACTCACCGGAACGTTTTCACTCGTGCCCCAGGTTGCAGATGCCGTTTCGGTTCCCGTGATTGCCGCCGGAGGTATCGCCGATGCGCGCGGGATCGTTGCGGCTTTTGCTTTGGGGGCCGAAGGAGTGCAGATCGGCACAGCTTTTCTAGCTTGCGACGAATCAGGTGCGAGCGCGCTTCATCGCAACGCGATCCTCACTGGGAAGGCCGGCAGAACGGGATTGACCAAAGGCTTTACTGGAAGGCTTGCCCGCGGAGTCCAGAATCAATTGCTCGAAGAACTCAATCGCCCAGGGGTTGAGATCCTCCCATATCCACTGCAGCGCTTTCTCGTGAGAAATCTTGTCACCCTTGCCGAGGAGAACCGGAACCCGGAACTCCTTCAGCTTTGGGCCGGGCAGAGTGCGAACCTTTCACGGCAAACTGATGCGACTGCACTTTTGCAGACGTTAACATCCGAGGTCTCTGCGATGGCCGATCGAGTTTTAAGTTGGAACCGCCATCCAGATAGCCAATCATTGCGTTGA
- a CDS encoding CGNR zinc finger domain-containing protein — translation MANGCDDVAVWTIREGFRDTPSSTTWPDGALLRKARNLREIARNAVEARKSKKTIPLEELNDFLGHLVSHCILKAKSRIEFRLERVYRQKTVEEYLAPVAESVTELLSHADFDLVRHCEGEQCVLRFYDRTKSQRRRWCSPQFRGNRAKVAAFRARAKRSR, via the coding sequence GTGGCAAACGGATGTGATGACGTAGCGGTGTGGACTATTCGTGAGGGATTCCGCGATACTCCATCATCGACAACATGGCCAGATGGCGCTCTACTTCGAAAAGCACGTAATCTGAGAGAGATCGCGCGTAATGCTGTCGAAGCGAGAAAATCAAAAAAGACTATTCCACTGGAAGAACTTAATGATTTTCTTGGGCACTTAGTCAGTCATTGCATTCTAAAAGCAAAGTCGCGAATAGAATTTCGTCTGGAGCGCGTATACCGCCAGAAGACGGTTGAGGAATATCTGGCGCCTGTTGCTGAGTCCGTAACAGAACTGCTGTCGCATGCGGACTTTGACCTCGTCCGTCATTGCGAAGGCGAACAATGCGTACTGCGGTTTTACGACCGTACTAAGTCTCAGCGGAGACGCTGGTGCAGCCCACAGTTCCGCGGCAATCGTGCCAAGGTAGCGGCATTTCGAGCGCGCGCCAAGCGATCTCGGTAG